ACTTCGCGCCGGACATCGCGGGTGAACTCGCCGCGCTCGGTGTCGACGGACCGGCTGCGCAGTACTTCGGTGGACGCGCGGCACCCCTGGGTGCCGTCGGCCCCGGGGTCGTGACCGCGACGTTCTGCAGCTTCTCGCCCCGCCTGGTGGCATCGGCCGTCCCGGCAGTGTGGGAGACGGCCGAGCCGGCCACGATCATCGCGGCGCGGTTGCGGGCTCTGGACGCACTCCATCGACGGGTCCTCGGGCAGGACGTACTCGGCTCCGCGGAGATGAACGAGGCGGCGGACCTCGCGGCCACCGCGGCGCGGGCGATTCCCGGCCCGGACGGTCGCCCGCTCTACGCCGCCTACGCCGACCTGCCCTGGCCCGAGGAGGCGCACCTGCGCCTGTGGCACGCCCTGACCCTGCTGCGCGAGTATCGCGGCGACGGTCATATCGCGGCCCTGCAGACGGCAGGGCTTTCGGGGCTCGATGCGCTCGTCACCCACACGGCGACCGGTATCGGGTTCGCCACTGATCCGGCCCGGAAGCTGCGGGGCTGGTCGCGGGACGAGTGGGCGGACGCCGAGAAGGGATTGCGCGGGCGCGGCCTGCTCGACAAGCGCGGCGAGCTCACCGGTGAGGGCTTCGAGGTCCGCGAACTCGTCGAGGATCTCACCGACGACCTGGCGGTCGCGCCGTGGACTGCGCTCGGTGAGGAGGGGGTGGAACGTTTGCTCGACCTCGCGTTGCCGTGGCGCGACGCCTTCGTCGACGCCGAGGTATTCCCTGCCGGCCTGTTCGGCCCGCGTTACGGTGACGCGCGGTAACATCAAACCTGATTGTGGGATGAGACCCAAACCTCCCACCCGGGCCGCCCATCCCGCTACTGTCGACGCAGCGTATGGCGGGGGAGCGTGCGTGTCCTCCGTCGACGACGGCATCGGCGACCCGCGTCGATGGACCACACACTCGATGGAGGATGAATGAGCGCCTACCGGACCATAGTCGTCGGAACCGATGGTTCCGAATCGTCGTATCGGGCCGTGGAGAAGGCAGCTGCTCTGGCCGGCGACGCGGGCGCCCAACTGGTGATCGCCTGCGCCTACTACCCGGCCGACCCCAAGGACACCGCACAGGCCGCCGACGCGCTGCGCGACGAGGCGTACCAGGTCACCGGCTCGGCACCGACCTACGAGATCCTGCGCACCGCACGGGAGAAGGCAACCGTCGCCGGCGCCCGCAAGATCACCGAGCGGCCCATCGTCGGTGCACCTGTCGAATCGCTCCTCACGCTCGTCGAGGAGGTCGAAGCCGATCTCATCGTCATCGGCAATCGCGGCCTCAACACGCTGACCGGGCGGCTGCTCGGCTCCGTCCCCTCGGACGTCGCCCGCAAGGCCCTGTGCGACGTGCTGGTAGTGCACACGGTCCGCTGACGGATCAGCAGTACTCCTCGCGGGCGGTTTCGAGATAGCGCGCGGCGGCGTCGTCCGCCGACATGCGCGAACCCGAGGCGCCCGCGGCGTAGGCGGCGATCGGCCGGAGCGTGACGAGGACGTCGTGCTCCGGCACGCCCGCGCGCAACTGGTCGCACACCCCTCGCACCACCGCAAGCACCGTGTCGTCCGTGACGTCGGCGACCAGACCGGACGCCTCCAGTGCCTCCTTCACCCGCAGAAAACGCGCGTCGGGCGGCGTCGACGAGGTAGGGGATACCGACGTCGTGGACGTCGCGGCCTGCGCCTCGTCCTGGGTCGGCGTGACCGATCCGCACGCGGCGGAGACGAAGAACCCGCTCAGCGCCGCGATCGCAGCGCACCCCGCTCGACGTATCCGGTGGTGCGCTGCCCGATAGGCCACGTGTTCGTTCCCTCCGCGGATGATCCGTCCCATCTCCTTGCCCCGAAGGACGGTACCGTCCGGTGGCCGGTCCCGGGGTCCGCTCGGCGGTGTCGGCCGAACCGTGTCGGTTCAGCAGCGTGTCGGTCCGGCGATACCGGCCAGCACCTCCGGCAACGCCTCCGAGTGGACCACCCCGAGACGCTGGGTGGCGCGGGTCAATGCCACGTACAGGTCGTTCATCCCGCGTGAGGAATCGGTGAGAATCTCCGCAGGTTCGACGAGCAGCACCGCGTCGAACTCGAGTCCCTTGACCTCCTTGACGGTCGCGACCGTGACCGACTCGGACGCGAGGTGCTCCCACGCACCCACGAGTCGCGCCGGGGCGAGCACGGCAGTCGTACCCGGGCCGGTCTCCGCCTCGAGAGCTGCCTGCACGGTG
This window of the Rhodococcus pyridinivorans genome carries:
- a CDS encoding SCO6745 family protein, which gives rise to MDPSSAGRAARALELLHSVVYFAPDIAGELAALGVDGPAAQYFGGRAAPLGAVGPGVVTATFCSFSPRLVASAVPAVWETAEPATIIAARLRALDALHRRVLGQDVLGSAEMNEAADLAATAARAIPGPDGRPLYAAYADLPWPEEAHLRLWHALTLLREYRGDGHIAALQTAGLSGLDALVTHTATGIGFATDPARKLRGWSRDEWADAEKGLRGRGLLDKRGELTGEGFEVRELVEDLTDDLAVAPWTALGEEGVERLLDLALPWRDAFVDAEVFPAGLFGPRYGDAR
- a CDS encoding universal stress protein, whose translation is MSAYRTIVVGTDGSESSYRAVEKAAALAGDAGAQLVIACAYYPADPKDTAQAADALRDEAYQVTGSAPTYEILRTAREKATVAGARKITERPIVGAPVESLLTLVEEVEADLIVIGNRGLNTLTGRLLGSVPSDVARKALCDVLVVHTVR
- a CDS encoding DUF732 domain-containing protein, which produces MAYRAAHHRIRRAGCAAIAALSGFFVSAACGSVTPTQDEAQAATSTTSVSPTSSTPPDARFLRVKEALEASGLVADVTDDTVLAVVRGVCDQLRAGVPEHDVLVTLRPIAAYAAGASGSRMSADDAAARYLETAREEYC